A region of Geobacillus sp. 46C-IIa DNA encodes the following proteins:
- a CDS encoding LytTR family DNA-binding domain-containing protein, translating into MNDLKIVIADDDASSRTILRHFIRLFPNYDVVAEATSGEEFLQIVLREQPDIVLVDINMPGLDGMEAVKICKQLLSSVQVIFITGYDEFAVAAFEVSATDYIVKPIERTRLFYALEKARKLIEMAKQCAAVKAKQPSKRLGIRSKNSIVLLPMKDILFVEKESRKTVIHTANEQYETTETLSEIERELDHCFFKTHRSYIINLKKIVKITQVGETYLAHFFDSEKVAYISKLKFHEVQRKIFDMNN; encoded by the coding sequence ATGAATGATTTAAAAATCGTGATTGCTGATGATGATGCGTCTTCAAGAACGATTTTGCGGCATTTTATCCGCCTATTCCCCAATTACGACGTTGTGGCTGAGGCGACAAGCGGGGAGGAGTTTTTGCAAATTGTGCTCCGGGAACAGCCCGACATTGTGTTAGTTGATATTAATATGCCTGGGCTTGATGGCATGGAAGCGGTCAAAATATGCAAGCAGCTTTTGTCTTCTGTCCAGGTGATTTTTATTACTGGATATGATGAATTTGCCGTAGCGGCTTTTGAAGTGTCCGCTACGGATTATATCGTGAAACCGATTGAGCGAACGCGTCTCTTTTATGCGTTGGAAAAGGCCCGCAAACTGATTGAAATGGCCAAGCAGTGCGCCGCTGTAAAGGCGAAACAGCCGAGCAAAAGGCTTGGAATCCGATCGAAAAACTCTATTGTTTTGCTGCCGATGAAAGATATTTTATTCGTGGAAAAGGAAAGCAGAAAAACGGTCATTCACACGGCAAATGAGCAATATGAGACCACAGAGACGCTGAGCGAAATTGAAAGGGAGCTGGATCATTGTTTTTTTAAGACTCACCGCTCTTATATTATCAATTTAAAAAAAATAGTAAAAATTACGCAGGTTGGCGAAACATATTTAGCTCATTTTTTTGATAGTGAGAAAGTCGCTTATATTTCGAAACTGAAATTTCATGAAGTGCAGAGAAAAATTTTCGATATGAATAATTAG
- a CDS encoding FapA family protein yields the protein MAILQGKREEVHVEIIQKETRKIWIIGSKPAIVKLTKIERQTESSGAVKEEKFSVTNANVEQIKATEDHLSGKAWVRGGKIFYRSSPLCYPTITVGQGVLLLKNGHPVTGTTVVTEGDQLEIQTIEETVETKWDIVLDEDKLHAILHIEPGMKKRFQLKDVFPDHHIELKAEQHIEIQNTLEYQSVLQKLKSLNIVQGFDFTAMTEAAKATKLGDFVIARGMKPQQGKNGWVELTVNLDSKQAGPKLREDGTVDFREVNNIRSVHPGQVIAIVHSPIPGVPGVTVTNEPIPPKPVHPVAVHLGKGVTAIENGTKIVALASGRPVFRQQGLDVHIFIADKLIHQGDVDLSSGNIRFHGDVDITGSVEDGMSVETGGTITVFQHVNRATITSKQAIFIRQNVIGSVISAGAGHILVSELVHLLSTIEGGIKKMISSVKQLVSSPAFKRTDWKQNSLFPLIKLLMDYKFRPLAAEVKKYIEAAKTSNRQQLESVWSDLAERFQLCFFSNMPNELHSLEQLAKLLEDIKAITKQYADINDGDSYIEMAYALNSTVYCSGDITVFGQGCYNCTIHSDGFLDIKGIMRGGRAYARKGACIQEAGSDSGVVTRIVVPHGHTVKFGVVKEGTIVQIGETAYTFRKEHRQIEAVLDESGQIILDEKR from the coding sequence TTGGCGATTTTGCAAGGCAAACGCGAAGAGGTGCATGTTGAAATCATTCAAAAGGAAACTAGGAAAATTTGGATCATCGGTTCCAAACCAGCCATTGTCAAATTGACAAAGATAGAAAGGCAAACGGAATCATCAGGCGCTGTCAAAGAAGAGAAATTCAGTGTAACAAATGCGAATGTGGAGCAGATCAAAGCAACAGAAGATCATTTGAGTGGAAAAGCATGGGTGCGAGGAGGGAAAATTTTTTATCGTTCGTCGCCGTTATGCTATCCTACTATTACTGTAGGGCAAGGTGTTCTTCTGTTGAAAAATGGACATCCAGTGACTGGAACGACGGTTGTCACGGAAGGTGACCAATTAGAAATACAAACTATAGAGGAAACGGTCGAAACGAAATGGGATATTGTCCTTGATGAAGACAAGTTGCACGCTATTTTGCACATAGAACCGGGGATGAAAAAGAGGTTTCAATTGAAAGATGTCTTCCCTGATCATCATATTGAGCTAAAAGCTGAACAGCATATTGAAATACAAAATACACTTGAGTACCAGTCGGTTTTGCAAAAACTAAAATCGCTGAATATTGTTCAAGGATTTGATTTTACCGCGATGACTGAAGCAGCAAAGGCGACAAAACTGGGCGATTTTGTCATCGCTAGAGGGATGAAGCCTCAGCAAGGAAAAAACGGTTGGGTGGAGTTAACGGTCAATTTGGACAGTAAACAGGCAGGGCCGAAACTGCGGGAAGACGGCACCGTTGATTTCCGTGAAGTAAACAATATTCGTTCTGTTCATCCGGGACAAGTCATCGCGATCGTTCATTCCCCAATCCCGGGCGTTCCGGGCGTGACGGTGACGAATGAGCCGATTCCGCCTAAACCTGTTCACCCGGTGGCTGTCCATTTAGGAAAAGGTGTAACAGCAATTGAGAATGGGACGAAAATTGTAGCGTTGGCTAGCGGGCGGCCGGTTTTTCGGCAACAAGGACTCGATGTGCACATATTTATAGCGGACAAGCTTATTCATCAAGGCGATGTCGATTTAAGCTCGGGCAATATTCGGTTTCATGGCGACGTCGACATTACCGGCAGCGTCGAAGACGGAATGAGCGTGGAGACAGGAGGCACTATCACGGTATTCCAACATGTGAATCGGGCGACGATTACGTCAAAACAAGCTATCTTTATCAGACAAAATGTCATTGGAAGCGTCATCTCGGCGGGAGCAGGCCATATACTGGTTTCCGAGCTTGTACATTTGTTAAGTACAATTGAAGGGGGGATCAAAAAAATGATTTCCTCTGTAAAACAGCTAGTCAGTTCTCCAGCGTTTAAAAGGACAGATTGGAAACAGAACAGCCTGTTCCCGTTAATCAAGCTTTTAATGGATTATAAATTTCGCCCTTTGGCTGCGGAAGTGAAAAAATATATAGAAGCAGCGAAAACGAGCAACCGTCAGCAGCTTGAGTCTGTTTGGTCCGATTTGGCTGAGCGGTTTCAGCTATGTTTTTTCTCGAACATGCCGAACGAGCTCCATTCACTCGAACAGCTTGCCAAGCTGCTTGAGGATATAAAGGCAATAACGAAACAATATGCGGACATAAATGACGGAGACAGTTACATTGAGATGGCATATGCGTTGAATAGTACGGTCTACTGCAGCGGCGATATCACTGTTTTTGGCCAAGGGTGCTATAACTGCACCATTCATTCCGATGGTTTTCTAGATATAAAAGGAATCATGCGCGGCGGCCGTGCTTATGCCCGAAAAGGAGCGTGTATTCAAGAGGCAGGTTCAGATTCCGGGGTTGTTACACGCATTGTAGTGCCCCATGGTCACACAGTGAAGTTTGGTGTCGTGAAAGAGGGGACGATTGTCCAAATTGGAGAAACAGCTTATACGTTTCGAAAAGAACATCGTCAAATTGAGGCCGTGTTAGATGAGAGCGGTCAAATCATTTTGGACGAAAAAAGGTAA
- a CDS encoding EAL domain-containing protein, producing the protein MDKQRFEHVYQPLWDLFNWSIFGYESLLRVNGINNVEHLFQKAREEGCLYELDVTSLESSIVQFPFLEKKGRLLFLNVYPSTVLHHEFKPFLKRVVERFPYIENRIVFELNETKEEEGIWKDEELKAAIAWMRRYGFYIAIDDVGKGASTLQKIIELQPDYVKLDRYFAQGLAADEEKQKMVSLLTSYCGRKMVLILEGIEEEVDLAQAKLLRVPAAQGYLLGKPGKLPLAKDRYW; encoded by the coding sequence ATGGACAAACAACGGTTTGAACATGTGTACCAGCCGCTGTGGGACTTGTTTAACTGGAGCATCTTTGGATATGAATCACTGCTGCGGGTGAACGGGATTAATAACGTTGAGCATCTCTTTCAAAAGGCTCGGGAGGAAGGATGTTTATACGAACTGGATGTTACATCGCTGGAAAGTTCCATCGTTCAGTTTCCTTTTTTAGAGAAGAAAGGACGGCTGCTTTTTTTGAATGTATATCCTTCCACTGTTTTGCATCATGAATTTAAACCGTTTTTGAAAAGAGTAGTTGAACGCTTTCCATATATTGAAAATCGAATTGTGTTCGAATTGAATGAGACAAAAGAAGAAGAGGGGATATGGAAGGATGAAGAGTTAAAAGCAGCTATAGCGTGGATGAGAAGGTATGGTTTTTACATTGCTATTGACGATGTTGGCAAAGGAGCATCAACCTTGCAAAAAATTATTGAATTACAGCCTGATTATGTGAAGTTGGATCGGTACTTTGCCCAAGGATTGGCAGCCGATGAAGAAAAACAAAAAATGGTTAGTTTGTTGACAAGCTATTGCGGCCGCAAAATGGTTCTCATCTTAGAGGGAATTGAGGAAGAAGTAGATCTCGCCCAAGCGAAGCTTTTGAGAGTGCCAGCCGCGCAAGGGTATCTTTTAGGAAAACCGGGTAAGTTACCATTAGCAAAAGATCGGTATTGGTAG
- a CDS encoding ATP-binding protein, with protein MGIIGYHDLQLIVISVLIAVAFFCLFLNILVKATSNDNRKDIWVFKGAMKETPQNKELLRTGLASVTPADDLAYILAFMIIAILVMASAVAHFKRREALQQKKLIDPHYKCLMDYNPHFVLSADLNGGIIDINSKAMEILQLRQEASLVRLYDLFYECDHKKLDQCLRKVKEGQSCFLSAPMKISQKQRIVMEFTFIPIMKKKNVIGLFMVGRDVTAFAKYQARIKKMHRDLWNAICQQQGMIFKFMKRGDKFVHTLCGGELLYCLGIDPKQVLGKALHDFLPKQIADQKERYYRHVWETGEALYYEGNINGIDYLASLRPIKKNGKVIEVVGSAIDITERKMMEQEIRRAKEEAERANQAKSNLISRMSHEIRTPLNGVLGFAQLLEMDPSLKARQREFVQEILGGARHLLNLINEMLDLAKIETGRLSLTYDVVRPDDIIKESMKLVEPLANKKNIDVQVRSSFSGQVYLYTDATRVRQVLLNLLDNAIKYNRDGGTVLIEGKYDQEKVVIHVKDNGIGIPDEEQENIFEPFYRIKGTHVDGNGIGLAFVKQIIRLLGGTIEVKSKLGVGSDFSLTLPAISCFHGWPHSSQNKLVNQERLLKLGSKKILYIEDHVSNLKLLEHILKPFPNLLLTFAHNGSEGLQKAISGRFDLIVIDIHLPDINGYTVLEMLQSDERTKHIPMIALSANAVTKEIERALQAGFTDYMTKPLEVNVFLEKLIKIWEKKGPRK; from the coding sequence ATGGGGATTATAGGATATCATGATTTACAGTTGATTGTCATCTCCGTTCTAATTGCTGTTGCTTTTTTCTGCTTATTTTTGAACATTTTAGTCAAGGCCACCAGCAACGACAATAGGAAGGACATTTGGGTATTCAAAGGAGCCATGAAGGAGACCCCCCAAAACAAGGAACTGTTGCGAACAGGATTGGCATCTGTGACCCCAGCTGATGATTTGGCCTATATTCTTGCTTTTATGATAATCGCTATATTAGTCATGGCCAGCGCAGTTGCCCATTTTAAGCGGCGGGAAGCCTTGCAGCAAAAGAAACTCATCGATCCCCACTATAAATGTTTAATGGACTACAATCCACATTTTGTTCTTTCTGCCGATCTCAATGGAGGAATTATTGACATCAATTCAAAAGCAATGGAGATTCTACAGCTTCGACAAGAAGCGTCATTAGTTCGTTTATACGATCTATTTTACGAATGTGATCATAAAAAACTCGATCAATGTTTACGAAAAGTGAAGGAAGGCCAATCGTGTTTTCTATCAGCTCCAATGAAAATATCTCAAAAACAACGGATCGTTATGGAGTTTACGTTTATACCGATCATGAAGAAAAAAAACGTCATCGGATTGTTTATGGTTGGAAGAGATGTGACAGCTTTTGCAAAATATCAGGCACGCATAAAGAAAATGCACCGGGATTTATGGAACGCCATTTGTCAGCAACAAGGGATGATTTTTAAGTTTATGAAAAGGGGAGATAAGTTCGTTCATACGTTATGCGGAGGAGAACTGCTCTATTGTTTGGGAATCGATCCGAAACAGGTGCTCGGCAAGGCTTTGCATGATTTTTTGCCAAAGCAGATTGCTGATCAAAAAGAACGATATTACCGGCATGTGTGGGAAACGGGAGAAGCGTTGTACTATGAAGGGAATATCAATGGAATTGACTATTTAGCTAGCTTGCGTCCTATAAAAAAGAATGGCAAAGTGATTGAGGTTGTTGGCTCAGCGATTGATATTACAGAAAGGAAAATGATGGAACAAGAAATAAGGAGAGCAAAGGAGGAGGCAGAAAGAGCCAATCAAGCAAAATCCAACTTAATTTCGCGCATGAGCCATGAAATTCGAACACCATTGAACGGAGTGTTAGGGTTCGCCCAATTGCTGGAGATGGATCCTTCCTTAAAGGCCCGGCAGCGGGAGTTTGTGCAAGAAATATTGGGAGGTGCCCGCCATTTATTAAATTTAATTAACGAAATGTTAGACTTGGCAAAGATTGAAACAGGAAGGCTGTCCTTAACTTATGATGTAGTTCGCCCGGATGACATTATTAAAGAAAGTATGAAATTAGTCGAGCCGTTAGCCAATAAGAAAAACATCGACGTTCAAGTTCGATCGAGCTTTAGTGGGCAAGTGTATTTATACACAGATGCGACGAGAGTGAGACAAGTGTTATTAAACTTGCTTGACAATGCCATTAAATACAATCGCGATGGTGGTACGGTTCTTATTGAGGGGAAATATGATCAGGAAAAAGTCGTTATTCATGTAAAAGATAATGGGATAGGCATCCCGGATGAAGAACAAGAAAATATCTTTGAACCATTTTATCGCATAAAAGGCACTCACGTTGACGGCAATGGCATTGGACTCGCTTTTGTCAAGCAGATTATCCGGCTTTTGGGCGGCACGATTGAGGTGAAAAGTAAGCTGGGTGTGGGAAGCGACTTTTCGCTCACCCTCCCAGCTATCAGTTGTTTTCATGGTTGGCCGCACTCATCACAAAATAAACTGGTGAATCAGGAGAGGTTATTGAAGCTCGGAAGCAAAAAAATTTTATACATCGAAGATCATGTATCCAACCTGAAACTGTTGGAACATATATTGAAGCCATTTCCCAATCTTTTGTTAACGTTTGCTCACAATGGCAGTGAAGGCTTGCAAAAGGCTATCAGTGGCCGGTTTGATTTGATTGTCATCGATATTCATCTGCCGGATATAAACGGGTATACGGTGTTGGAAATGTTGCAAAGCGATGAACGAACAAAGCATATCCCGATGATTGCGCTCAGCGCCAACGCGGTGACAAAAGAGATTGAACGGGCTTTACAAGCAGGGTTTACGGATTACATGACAAAACCGTTGGAGGTCAACGTTTTCCTTGAAAAACTAATCAAAATATGGGAGAAAAAGGGCCCTCGTAAGTGA
- a CDS encoding histidine phosphatase family protein, which produces METTLYLTRHGETKWNVEKRMQGWQDSPLTEKGRQDAKRLGKRLEAVELTAIYASTSGRALETAELVRGGRLIPIYQDEQLREMHLGDWEGKTHDEIRQMDPVLFDHFWNAPHLYAPRCGERFFDVQQRALAAVRRIIARHEEETVLVVTHGVVLKTLIAAFKGVPLNELWAPPYMHGTSVTVVEASGDVFHVIVEGDVSHIEEAREV; this is translated from the coding sequence ATGGAGACGACGCTGTATTTAACAAGACATGGGGAGACGAAGTGGAACGTCGAAAAGCGGATGCAAGGATGGCAAGATTCGCCGCTCACCGAAAAGGGGAGGCAAGACGCCAAACGGCTCGGAAAACGGCTTGAGGCGGTCGAGTTGACGGCGATTTATGCGAGCACGAGCGGGCGGGCGCTTGAGACGGCGGAACTCGTCCGCGGCGGGCGGCTTATTCCGATTTATCAAGACGAACAGCTGCGCGAAATGCATCTTGGCGACTGGGAAGGAAAGACGCATGACGAGATTCGGCAAATGGATCCGGTTTTGTTTGATCATTTTTGGAACGCGCCTCATTTGTACGCACCAAGGTGCGGAGAACGGTTTTTTGATGTGCAGCAGCGGGCGCTGGCCGCCGTGCGGCGCATCATTGCACGCCATGAGGAGGAAACCGTCTTGGTTGTCACCCATGGCGTCGTGCTGAAAACGCTCATAGCGGCATTCAAAGGCGTGCCGCTCAACGAACTGTGGGCGCCCCCGTACATGCACGGCACGAGCGTGACGGTCGTTGAGGCGAGCGGCGATGTGTTTCATGTCATCGTGGAGGGGGATGTGTCGCATATCGAGGAAGCAAGAGAAGTATAG
- a CDS encoding N-acetyltransferase, whose amino-acid sequence MAYERGGQTLHLCRLVVDLDWFRQGIASALLDFVIKQEPSVREIIATTGSRNAPAVRFYERHGFYATERIQTREEIELTTFVKEI is encoded by the coding sequence ATCGCCTATGAGCGGGGCGGACAGACGCTTCACCTTTGCCGGCTGGTCGTTGACCTGGATTGGTTCCGTCAAGGAATCGCGAGCGCACTGCTCGACTTTGTGATCAAGCAAGAACCATCGGTGCGGGAAATCATCGCAACGACCGGAAGCCGCAATGCGCCAGCCGTTCGCTTCTATGAGCGCCATGGGTTTTACGCGACAGAACGGATACAAACTCGGGAAGAAATTGAGTTGACTACATTTGTGAAAGAAATTTGA
- a CDS encoding DUF5634 family protein — protein sequence MEFAPRRVILEEFIDTLEPMMETYGLDQVGIFEERGEGNRYYVGYTINKDDEMITIHMPFIQNERGELALEKQEWTVRKDGQEKKGYRSLPEAMDDVIE from the coding sequence GTGATTCTTGAAGAATTCATCGACACGCTCGAACCGATGATGGAGACGTACGGACTCGATCAAGTCGGTATTTTCGAGGAACGCGGTGAAGGAAACCGCTATTATGTCGGCTATACGATCAATAAAGACGACGAGATGATCACGATCCATATGCCGTTTATTCAGAACGAACGCGGAGAACTGGCGCTCGAAAAGCAGGAATGGACGGTCAGAAAAGACGGCCAAGAGAAAAAAGGCTATCGTTCGCTGCCGGAAGCAATGGACGACGTGATTGAGTGA